The following are from one region of the Sorghum bicolor cultivar BTx623 chromosome 2, Sorghum_bicolor_NCBIv3, whole genome shotgun sequence genome:
- the LOC110433204 gene encoding nucleobase-ascorbate transporter 2-like gives MAEVKPEDMVHHQPMDQLQGFEYCIDSNPSWGEGIALGFQHYILSLGTAVMIPTLLVPLMGGNDDDKAKVVQTLLFVTGIKTLLQTLFGTRLPTIMGGSYAYVVPILSIIRDPSFTQIADGHTRFLQTMRAIQGSLIVSSSIQIILGYSQLWAICSRFFSPLGMVPVVALVGLGLFERGFPVVGKCVEISLPMLILFVALSQYLKHVNIHHVPVLERFSLLMCIALVWVYAHILTASGAYKHTALVTQINCRTDRANLISSSQWISIPYPLQWGAPTFSADHAFGMMAAVMVSLIETTGAFKAAARLASATPPPAYVLSRGIGWQGIGTLLDGLFGTGTGSTVSVENVGLLGSTRVGSRRVIQISAGFMIFFSILGKFGALFASIPFTIFAAIYCVMFGIVAAVGLSFMQFTNMNSMRSLFIIGVSLFLGLSIPEYFSRYSTSSQQGPAHTKAGWFNDYINTIFSSPPTVALFVAVLLDNTLDVRDAARDRGMPWWARFRTFRGDSRNEEFYTLPFNLNRFFPPT, from the exons ATGGCCGAGGTGAAGCCTGAGGACATGGTGCATCATCAGCCCATGGACCAGCTCCAGGGCTTCGAGTACTGCATCGACTCCAATCCTTCCTGGG GCGAAGGGATTGCGTTGGGCTTCCAACACTACATACTGTCCCTGGGCACTGCTGTCATGATCCCCACGTTGCTGGTTCCGCTTATGGGTGGAAATGAT GATGACAAGGCCAAGGTGGTTCAAACACTGCTATTTGTTACCGGGATCAAGACACTGCTCCAGACGCTATTTGGCACTCGTCTTCCCACAATCATGGGAGGTTCGTACGCGTATGTGGTTCCGATCCTCTCCATAATCCGTGATCCCTCATTCACGCAGATAGCGGATGGCCATACT AGATTCCTGCAGACTATGAGAGCCATACAAGGTTCACTGATTGTATCCTCAAGCATCCAAATAATTCTTGGATATAGCCAGTTATGGGCAATATGTTCTAG GTTCTTTAGCCCACTTGGGATGGTTCCCGTGGTTGCATTGGTGGGGCTTGGCCTTTTCGAGAGAggattcccagtg GTTGGGAAATGCGTGGAGATTAGTCTTCCAATGCTTATCCTCTTTGTTGCGCTTTCCCAGTATCTCAAGCACGTGAATATTCATCATGTTCCTGTTTTGGAGAGGTTCTCACTGCTGATGTGCATCGCTCTTGTATGGGTATATGCCCACATCCTCACAGCAAGTGGTGCATACAAGCACACAGCACTTGTCACCCAGATCAACTGTCGGACAGACCGTGCCAATCTCATATCTTCATCACAATG GATAAGCATTCCATACCCTTTACAATGGGGTGCACCAACATTCAGTGCAGACCATGCATTCGGTATGATGGCTGCGGTGATGGTTTCTTTAATAGAG ACCacgggagcattcaaagctgcTGCACGATTGGCTAGTGCGACACCCCCACCAGCATATGTCCTGAGCAGAGGCATTGGGTGGCAG GGCATTGGCACCCTACTAGATGGCCTGTTTGGCACTGGGACTGGTTCTACTGTTTCTGT TGAGAACGTTGGTCTCCTAGGGTCAACAAGGGTTGGTAGCAGAAGAGTGATACAAATTTCTGCTGGTTTCATGATCTTCTTCTCCATTCTAG GAAAATTTGGAGCGCTTTTTGCCTCAATTCCTTTCACAATATTTGCTGCCATTTACTGTGTCATGTTTGGAATTGTTG CTGCTGTGGGGCTCTCCTTTATGCAGTTCACCAACATGAACTCAATGCGCAGTCTCTTCATCATCGGTGTCTCACTCTTCCTGGGTTTATCTATACCAGAGTACTTCTCTCGGTATTCCACAAGTTCTCAACAAGGCCCAGCGCACACGAAAGCTGGAtgg TTCAATGACTACATCAACACTATCTTCTCATCACCGCCCACTGTCGCCCTGTTTGTAGCAGTACTCCTTGACAACACACTTGATGTAAGAGATGCAGCTAGGGACCGAGGAATGCCATGGTGGGCGCGTTTCAGGACATTCCGTGGCGACAGCAGGAATGAAGAGTTCTACACTCTGCCTTTCAACCTCAACCGATTCTTTCCCCCAACATAA